From a region of the Arachis ipaensis cultivar K30076 chromosome B09, Araip1.1, whole genome shotgun sequence genome:
- the LOC107618290 gene encoding protein EMSY-LIKE 1 isoform X1 has translation MEAQIHQLEQEAYSAVLRAFKAQSDALTWEKEGLITELRKELRVSDDEHRELLNRVNADEIIHRIREWRQTGLYQPARRSTSQPIHDVLPSPSISAPKKLKTSHSGGQSLPTPSLGRPGPYPSAGATGARHFMSRSSSNALASNVPSEAAAFDPLIGKKVWTRWPEDNHFYEAVITDYSHTDGRHALVYDIRTANETWEWVDLKEISPEDIRWDGEDPGIHRRIGNSGQGRGVKKFFSRGGDSLGAGRGRGPKQLRKEFLPRQNGVGKRVLDDIELLNTESLVKEVERVFAASPPDSVELEKAKKMLKEHEQALVDAISRIADASEGQSEGEPYIHGQIESMDRG, from the exons ATGGAGGCTCAAATTCATCAATTAGAGCAGGAAGCTTATTCTGCTGTCTTACGTGCTTTCAAAGCACAATCTGATGCTCTTACTTGG GAGAAGGAAGGTTTGATAACTGAGCTTAGGAAGGAGTTGAGGGTTTCTGACGATGAACACAGAGAACTTCTTAATAGGGTTAACGCTGATGAAATTATCCACCGGATACG TGAATGGAGACAAACTGGACTTTACCAACCTGCAAGGCGCAGCACATCTCAACCTATTCATGACGTTTTACCCAGTCCAAGTATTTCTGCTCCCAAAAAGCTAAAGACATCCCATTCG GGTGGTCAATCGTTGCCTACTCCGTCTTTGGGGAGGCCTGGGCCTTATCCTTCTGCTGGAGCCACTGGGGCTAGGCATTTCATGAGCCGCAGCTCTTCGAATGCTCTTGCATCTAATGTACCTTCCGAGGCCGCAGCTTTTGATCCATTGATCGGGAAGAAAGTTTGGACTAGATGGCCTGAAGACAACCACTTCTATGAGGCTGTTATAACTGATTACAGTCATACCGAT GGTCGGCATGCTCTGGTTTATGATATTCGTACGGCAAATGAGACTTGGGAATGGGTTGATCTCAAAGAG ATCTCTCCTGAGGATATACGATGGGATGGTGAAGATCCTGGTATACACCGTAGAATTGGAAATAGTGGGCAAGGTCGTGGAGTTAAAAAGTTCTTTAGTCGTGGTGGTGATTCTTTAGGCGCAGGAAGAGGGAGAGGACCTAAGCAGCTCAGAAAAGAATTTCTCCCGCGACAAAATGGTGTTGGAAAGAGAGTTTTGGATGACATTGAGTTGCTGAATACAGAATCACTAGTTAAAGAG GTTGAAAGGGTTTTCGCTGCGAGTCCTCCTGATTCAGTGGAACTTGAGAAGGCAAAGAAAATGCTGAAA GAGCATGAGCAGGCACTTGTGGACGCAATTTCAAGGATTGCAGATGCATCTGAAGGCCAAAGTG AGGGAGAACCGTACATACATGGACAAATTGAATCAATGGACAGAGGTTGA
- the LOC107616551 gene encoding 11 kDa late embryogenesis abundant protein, producing the protein MQATKKAVENVKETAANIGASAKSGLEKTKATVTEKAEKISTHDPIQKEMATHKKEEKIQQADMEKHEAREHNAAAKMSAMAGHMDRAPYSTTGPATKSTDVNGPGSEPAGDGQPMARPTTGMGATAAHGKGSNFN; encoded by the exons ATGCAGGCAACAAAGAAAGCAGTAGAGAACGTTAAGGAAACTGCAGCCAACATTGGCGCCTCTGCCAAGTCTGGCCTAGAGAAGACCAAGGCCACTGTAACGGagaag GCTGAGAAGATTTCAACTCATGATCCGATACAGAAGGAGATGGCAACAcacaagaaagaagagaagatccAACAGGCAGACATGGAGAAGCATGAGGCCCGCGAGCACAACGCTGCTGCCAAAATGTCCGCCATGGCTGGCCACATGGACCGAGCTCCGTACAGCACCACTGGGCCTGCCACTAAGTCCACTGATGTAAATGGGCCTGGGTCTGAGCCTGCTGGTGATGGACAACCAATGGCACGTCCAACTACAGGCATGGGTGCAACCGCCGCCCATGGAAAAGGGTCTAACTTCAATTGA
- the LOC107618290 gene encoding protein EMSY-LIKE 3 isoform X3, whose amino-acid sequence MSRSSSNALASNVPSEAAAFDPLIGKKVWTRWPEDNHFYEAVITDYSHTDGRHALVYDIRTANETWEWVDLKEISPEDIRWDGEDPGIHRRIGNSGQGRGVKKFFSRGGDSLGAGRGRGPKQLRKEFLPRQNGVGKRVLDDIELLNTESLVKEVERVFAASPPDSVELEKAKKMLKVSMSRHLWTQFQGLQMHLKAKVRENRTYMDKLNQWTEVEDSTETGCMLEQKSFEHKSFSRMKSCGKSQIVCTCRTLDGSSNQDDMMMMHFVYHVFILTFP is encoded by the exons ATGAGCCGCAGCTCTTCGAATGCTCTTGCATCTAATGTACCTTCCGAGGCCGCAGCTTTTGATCCATTGATCGGGAAGAAAGTTTGGACTAGATGGCCTGAAGACAACCACTTCTATGAGGCTGTTATAACTGATTACAGTCATACCGAT GGTCGGCATGCTCTGGTTTATGATATTCGTACGGCAAATGAGACTTGGGAATGGGTTGATCTCAAAGAG ATCTCTCCTGAGGATATACGATGGGATGGTGAAGATCCTGGTATACACCGTAGAATTGGAAATAGTGGGCAAGGTCGTGGAGTTAAAAAGTTCTTTAGTCGTGGTGGTGATTCTTTAGGCGCAGGAAGAGGGAGAGGACCTAAGCAGCTCAGAAAAGAATTTCTCCCGCGACAAAATGGTGTTGGAAAGAGAGTTTTGGATGACATTGAGTTGCTGAATACAGAATCACTAGTTAAAGAG GTTGAAAGGGTTTTCGCTGCGAGTCCTCCTGATTCAGTGGAACTTGAGAAGGCAAAGAAAATGCTGAAAGT GAGCATGAGCAGGCACTTGTGGACGCAATTTCAAGGATTGCAGATGCATCTGAAGGCCAAAGTG AGGGAGAACCGTACATACATGGACAAATTGAATCAATGGACAGAGGTTGAAGACAGCACAGAAACTGGTTGcatgttggagcaaaagtctttTGAACATAAATCTTTTTCTCGCATGAAGTCTTGTGGCAAAAGTCAAATTGTATGCACTTGTAGGACTTTAGATGGATCGAGTAACCAAGATGATATGATGATGATGCACTTTGTCTATCATGTATTTATTTTAACCTTTCCCTGA
- the LOC107618290 gene encoding protein EMSY-LIKE 3 isoform X2 yields MEAQIHQLEQEAYSAVLRAFKAQSDALTWEKEGLITELRKELRVSDDEHRELLNRVNADEIIHRIREWRQTGLYQPARRSTSQPIHDVLPSPSISAPKKLKTSHSGGQSLPTPSLGRPGPYPSAGATGARHFMSRSSSNALASNVPSEAAAFDPLIGKKVWTRWPEDNHFYEAVITDYSHTDGRHALVYDIRTANETWEWVDLKEISPEDIRWDGEDPGIHRRIGNSGQGRGVKKFFSRGGDSLGAGRGRGPKQLRKEFLPRQNGVGKRVLDDIELLNTESLVKE; encoded by the exons ATGGAGGCTCAAATTCATCAATTAGAGCAGGAAGCTTATTCTGCTGTCTTACGTGCTTTCAAAGCACAATCTGATGCTCTTACTTGG GAGAAGGAAGGTTTGATAACTGAGCTTAGGAAGGAGTTGAGGGTTTCTGACGATGAACACAGAGAACTTCTTAATAGGGTTAACGCTGATGAAATTATCCACCGGATACG TGAATGGAGACAAACTGGACTTTACCAACCTGCAAGGCGCAGCACATCTCAACCTATTCATGACGTTTTACCCAGTCCAAGTATTTCTGCTCCCAAAAAGCTAAAGACATCCCATTCG GGTGGTCAATCGTTGCCTACTCCGTCTTTGGGGAGGCCTGGGCCTTATCCTTCTGCTGGAGCCACTGGGGCTAGGCATTTCATGAGCCGCAGCTCTTCGAATGCTCTTGCATCTAATGTACCTTCCGAGGCCGCAGCTTTTGATCCATTGATCGGGAAGAAAGTTTGGACTAGATGGCCTGAAGACAACCACTTCTATGAGGCTGTTATAACTGATTACAGTCATACCGAT GGTCGGCATGCTCTGGTTTATGATATTCGTACGGCAAATGAGACTTGGGAATGGGTTGATCTCAAAGAG ATCTCTCCTGAGGATATACGATGGGATGGTGAAGATCCTGGTATACACCGTAGAATTGGAAATAGTGGGCAAGGTCGTGGAGTTAAAAAGTTCTTTAGTCGTGGTGGTGATTCTTTAGGCGCAGGAAGAGGGAGAGGACCTAAGCAGCTCAGAAAAGAATTTCTCCCGCGACAAAATGGTGTTGGAAAGAGAGTTTTGGATGACATTGAGTTGCTGAATACAGAATCACTAGTTAAAGAG TGA